In the genome of Mauremys mutica isolate MM-2020 ecotype Southern chromosome 8, ASM2049712v1, whole genome shotgun sequence, one region contains:
- the LOC123375389 gene encoding SLIT and NTRK-like protein 6, translating to MGPAAGGCELWAFILWAWLLLATQLALGTVEEACNCSTPMAFSELQAAPALRTCCLNFTGTEIDSLDWSLFGGVTGLREIYLSHCGVLDIVNASAAPVMLEILHLDHNQLEKLPESFLEDAPRLRVLRLDSNKLCKLPKSFLRASTQIQEINLGFNDLASLPSGVFKPSLTRLSLTNNSWDCTCALFGDLEKYPREPSSGAMQGPAVVCSTPERYRSMDIRDIRKQELCRAQSLTALFICLPLVVILALVAWCFCRQKRKTGYTLSRRPECHLATVERNGAKGLAEPPHYIQGELPTAPTESEKNMLLRNQILLKPSTALLGSNRDLYEEVEIKLGALDNSFVLVNEGSLSQETGPEGAPPVVAAAQELGGSDPEAETVSVTDVLKDSVDREKLYMSQAVDYYNLVPAIELEDSDHQEYENIDLH from the coding sequence GTTGCGAGCTATGGGCATTCATACTCTGGGCTTGGCTGTTGCTTGCCACGCAACTTGCTCTAGGAACTGTGGAAGAAGCCTGCAACTGCAGTACACCCATGGCCTTCTCTGAGCTTCAGGCAGCTCCAGCCCTCCGGACATGCTGCTTGAACTTCACCGGGACTGAAATTGACTCCCTGGACTGGAGCCTCTTTGGTGGAGTAACAGGCCTGAGAGAGATATACCTCTCGCACTGCGGCGTGTTGGACATTGTCAATGCATCCGCTGCGCCCGTCATGCTGGAGATCTTGCACTTGGATCACAATCAGTTGGAAAAGCTTCCAGAAAGTTTCCTAGAAGATGCCCCGCGATTGAGGGTCCTTCGTTTGGACAGCAACAAGCTTTGCAAGCTGCCCAAATCCTTCCTGAGAGCTTCCACTCAAATCCAAGAGATTAACCTTGGCTTCAATGACTTGGCCTCCCTTCCCTCCGGTGTCTTTAAGCCCTCTCTCACCAGGCTCAGCCTCACCAACAATAGCTGGGATTGCACCTGCGCCTTGTTCGGTGACCTGGAGAAGTATCCCCGAGAGCCATCCAGCGGGGCCATGCAGGGCCCTGCCGTGGTGTGCAGCACCCCAGAGCGTTACCGCAGCATGGACATCCGAGATATCCGTAAGCAGGAGCTCTGCCGGGCACAGAGCTTGACCGCCCTCTTCATCTGCCTGCCCCTGGTGGTCATTTTAGCCCTGGTCGCCTGGTGCTTTTGCAGGCAGAAGAGAAAGACGGGCTACACCCTCAGCCGCAGGCCGGAGTGCCACCTGGCCACGGTGGAGAGGAACGGTGCCAAGGGGCTGGCAGAGCCTCCCCACTACATCCAGGGTgagctgcccactgcccccaccgaGAGCGAGAAGAACATGCTGCTGAGGAACCAGATCCTGCTGAAGCCCTCCACCGCCCTGCTGGGGAGCAACAGGGACCTCTACGAAGAGGTGGAAATCAAGCTGGGGGCCTTGGACAATTCCTTTGTGCTGGTCAACGAAGGGAGCCTCAGCCAGGAGACGGGCCCCGAGGGGGCACCGccggtggtggcagcagcacaggagctggggggcagcgacCCGGAAGCGGAGACGGTGAGCGTGACGGACGTGCTGAAGGACTCGGTGGACCGAGAGAAGCTCTACATGAGCCAGGCGGTGGATTATTACAACCTGGTGCCTGCCATTGAGCTGGAGGACTCCGACCACCAGGAGTACGAGAACATTGACCTGCACTGA